A single Sulfurimonas aquatica DNA region contains:
- a CDS encoding pseudouridine synthase, producing the protein MMRLNKFIAHYSTYSRREADKVVQDGYVRVNGEIEENPATQVDEKADVIYVSGKLVSRQEKYTVIVYNKPKGELVTKSDPKGRRTIYDSLSKEFKHYIPVGRLDFASEGVLLLTDASHVATALMESDLERRYKIKIKGEVTSEMEHAMLNGMFIEDATAGGHSHSTITSMEFKPFLGYQIQKNAHNYSTLKVAISEGKNRELRRFFAHFDAEIADLKRISFAEIELNNLPEGKTRFLTRSEYSALFTFLKAEEKLAREMAGNKPKPKLKATFDKAKPAPKPRGDSKANRQGKGKGKGKK; encoded by the coding sequence ATGATGAGATTAAACAAATTTATAGCGCACTATTCAACATATTCACGTCGTGAAGCCGATAAAGTAGTCCAAGATGGTTATGTTAGAGTTAATGGTGAGATAGAAGAAAACCCTGCAACACAGGTTGATGAAAAAGCTGATGTGATTTATGTTAGTGGTAAGCTAGTGAGTCGTCAAGAAAAATATACAGTTATAGTTTATAACAAACCTAAGGGTGAGCTTGTTACAAAGTCTGATCCAAAAGGGCGACGCACTATCTATGACTCATTGAGTAAAGAGTTTAAGCACTATATCCCAGTTGGACGTCTTGACTTTGCTAGTGAGGGTGTTTTACTTTTAACGGATGCTTCTCATGTGGCAACTGCGTTGATGGAGTCAGACTTAGAACGCCGCTATAAGATAAAAATTAAAGGTGAGGTTACTTCAGAGATGGAGCATGCTATGCTTAATGGTATGTTTATTGAGGATGCTACAGCTGGTGGACACTCTCACTCCACTATAACTTCTATGGAATTTAAGCCATTTTTAGGCTATCAAATCCAGAAAAACGCACATAACTACTCAACTCTTAAGGTTGCTATTTCTGAAGGTAAAAACAGAGAACTTCGTCGATTTTTTGCTCACTTTGATGCAGAGATTGCAGATCTAAAACGCATCAGTTTTGCAGAGATAGAACTTAACAATCTTCCAGAAGGTAAAACAAGATTTTTAACGCGAAGTGAGTACTCAGCACTTTTTACATTCTTAAAAGCTGAAGAAAAACTAGCTCGTGAAATGGCGGGAAATAAGCCTAAGCCAAAACTAAAAGCTACATTTGACAAAGCCAAACCTGCTCCTAAGCCTAGAGGCGACTCTAAGGCAAATCGACAAGGAAAAGGCAAAGGCAAAGGCAAGAAGTAA
- a CDS encoding replication-associated recombination protein A, which produces MSDFTHLLRPSTFDELVGQEHLSSPSAPLRILCEKFALGHSFFYGPAGCGKTSIARIIAKTMDLPFYEFNATSLKIDQLRKIFEQYKNALQKPLIFIDEVHRLAKNQQEVLLPVMENNSVLVIGASTENPFYSLTSAIRSRSMLFELKYIDNSALDKLLTRALDSNSLSMDEQTREYLVASSGGDARAMLKLLEFASNIETTITIDVLKSLRPNALSAGSSEAGVHYDLASALIKSIRGSDADAAIYYLARLIEGGESADFIARRLVILASEDVGNANPQALTLTTSTLTSVSKIGYPEARIILAQAVIYLCASPKSNSAYMAINSALNAVQNGLILDIPPYLQQTKTTLSDDERGYLYPHDFGGFVKQEYLSQLLRFVDLKSIGYEKKMKEWLESLL; this is translated from the coding sequence TTGTCTGATTTTACACATCTTCTTCGTCCCTCTACCTTTGATGAACTTGTGGGTCAAGAGCACTTAAGCTCTCCGAGTGCGCCTCTTCGTATTTTATGCGAAAAGTTCGCTTTAGGGCATAGTTTTTTTTATGGTCCCGCAGGATGTGGAAAAACTTCCATAGCTAGGATTATCGCAAAAACTATGGATCTACCATTTTATGAGTTTAACGCCACCTCTCTCAAAATTGATCAACTTCGTAAAATATTTGAACAGTATAAAAATGCTCTTCAAAAACCTTTGATATTTATTGATGAGGTACATCGTCTTGCAAAAAACCAACAAGAGGTGCTTCTACCTGTAATGGAGAATAACTCGGTACTCGTCATTGGTGCATCAACAGAAAATCCTTTTTACTCCCTCACGTCAGCTATACGCTCGCGTTCAATGCTTTTTGAGTTAAAATATATAGATAATAGTGCACTTGATAAGTTACTTACTCGTGCCTTAGATTCAAACTCTTTATCTATGGACGAACAAACACGGGAGTATTTAGTTGCAAGCTCAGGTGGTGATGCTAGAGCAATGCTTAAGCTTTTGGAGTTTGCTTCAAATATAGAGACTACAATTACGATTGATGTGCTTAAATCACTCCGACCAAACGCACTCTCAGCAGGAAGTAGTGAGGCTGGTGTGCATTATGATTTAGCATCTGCGCTTATTAAGTCTATTCGAGGGAGTGATGCAGACGCTGCGATATACTACTTAGCTCGTCTGATTGAAGGTGGAGAGAGTGCAGACTTTATAGCCCGTCGTTTGGTGATACTTGCGAGTGAAGATGTTGGAAATGCCAATCCTCAAGCACTTACTCTTACAACTTCTACACTTACCAGTGTTAGTAAGATTGGCTATCCGGAGGCAAGGATTATTTTGGCACAAGCAGTTATATATCTTTGTGCTTCACCAAAATCAAACTCTGCCTATATGGCAATTAACTCAGCATTAAACGCAGTACAAAATGGTTTGATTTTAGATATACCACCTTATCTTCAACAGACTAAAACAACTCTAAGTGATGATGAGAGAGGCTATTTGTATCCTCATGATTTTGGAGGTTTTGTAAAGCAAGAGTACCTATCACAGCTTTTAAGGTTTGTTGATTTAAAAAGTATAGGCTATGAGAAAAAAATGAAAGAGTGGTTAGAGTCTCTTCTTTAA
- a CDS encoding FAD-dependent oxidoreductase, with translation MSNSKRNFEVIIVGAGISGAALAYELARYTDVKSIAIIEKYEDVATLNSKATSNSQTIHVGDIETNYTLEKAAITKRTAKMVERYCLQHHLQDKAIFSHQKMALGVGEDEVEFLLHRYEEFSELFPYLEVWDKEKLKEKEPKLVWDENGIERPEPIVGIGASGEWTTVDYGILAKDMIERAKQEPDTEVELFLNTEVENIERSGKRGYKVLTKGETFYADFVVANAGAHSLFLAHKMGHGHNLGCLPIAGSFYLTNEKILNGKVYMIQNPKLPFAALHGDPDVLVDGNTRFGPTALVLPKLERFKPGTYLDFWKTLRFDSKIAKALWKLLKESDIRNYILRNFMFEVPVLNKWLFLRDARKIVPSLQKEQFSYAKGFGGVRPQVINKDEEKLMLGEASINTGEGLIFNMTPSPGATSCLGNAERDLRFIVAYLGKDFDEERFKGELTEGEYCVLPEPVATQKENVNRIRDAIRRTHEEYFTDLHQGKPDASFWDKPHSKNVGETKKKS, from the coding sequence ATGTCAAATTCTAAACGTAATTTCGAAGTTATAATTGTTGGTGCTGGTATCTCTGGAGCAGCACTCGCTTATGAGCTTGCTCGATACACAGATGTCAAAAGTATTGCTATCATTGAAAAGTATGAGGATGTTGCTACACTTAACTCTAAGGCTACTAGTAACTCACAGACTATTCATGTTGGAGATATTGAAACAAACTATACTTTAGAAAAAGCAGCGATTACTAAACGTACAGCTAAGATGGTTGAGCGTTATTGTCTACAGCATCATCTGCAAGATAAAGCAATATTTTCTCATCAAAAGATGGCTTTAGGTGTTGGTGAAGATGAAGTAGAGTTTTTACTGCACCGTTATGAAGAGTTTTCAGAACTTTTTCCATACCTTGAAGTTTGGGATAAAGAGAAGCTTAAAGAGAAAGAACCAAAACTTGTTTGGGATGAAAATGGTATAGAGCGCCCAGAGCCTATAGTCGGTATTGGTGCGAGTGGAGAGTGGACTACGGTTGATTATGGTATTTTGGCAAAAGATATGATTGAGCGAGCCAAACAAGAGCCAGATACTGAGGTAGAACTCTTTTTAAATACTGAAGTAGAAAACATTGAAAGAAGTGGAAAACGTGGATATAAGGTACTCACTAAAGGGGAGACTTTTTATGCTGACTTTGTTGTAGCAAACGCGGGAGCACATAGTCTTTTCTTAGCGCATAAAATGGGGCATGGACATAATCTTGGATGTTTACCAATAGCGGGAAGTTTTTACTTAACAAATGAAAAGATATTAAATGGTAAGGTTTATATGATTCAAAATCCTAAACTACCATTCGCAGCACTACATGGTGACCCTGATGTTTTAGTAGATGGAAACACACGTTTTGGTCCAACAGCTTTAGTGTTGCCAAAGCTAGAGCGTTTTAAACCTGGAACATACTTGGACTTTTGGAAAACACTCCGATTTGATTCTAAAATAGCAAAAGCACTATGGAAGTTACTAAAAGAATCAGATATTCGTAACTATATATTGAGAAACTTCATGTTTGAAGTACCTGTTTTAAACAAATGGCTCTTCTTAAGAGATGCAAGAAAAATTGTACCATCATTACAAAAAGAGCAGTTTTCATATGCTAAAGGTTTCGGTGGTGTTCGTCCTCAAGTAATCAACAAAGATGAAGAAAAATTAATGCTTGGAGAAGCTTCTATAAATACAGGAGAGGGTCTGATATTTAACATGACTCCATCACCTGGAGCTACAAGTTGTTTAGGAAATGCGGAAAGAGACCTGCGTTTTATCGTTGCATATTTAGGGAAAGATTTTGATGAAGAGAGATTTAAGGGTGAGCTAACAGAAGGCGAGTACTGTGTACTCCCTGAACCTGTGGCTACTCAAAAAGAGAATGTTAACCGTATCCGTGATGCGATCCGTAGAACGCATGAAGAGTATTTCACTGATCTTCATCAAGGTAAACCAGATGCTAGTTTCTGGGATAAGCCACATAGTAAAAATGTAGGAGAGACTAAGAAGAAGAGCTAG
- a CDS encoding MqnA/MqnD/SBP family protein, with translation MVFGKIDYLNLLPFHLFMKSFIKGSSAKATMAYKRNVPAKINKAFLNRRVDAAFISSIMAKKTPHINLGIIAKKSVKSVLVIPSKSDKKDIESASSNVLANILNVSGEVLIGDKALRYALQNSDYIDLANLWYKKYKLPFVFALLCYHKDKKTYKTIERLFLKKQIKIPQYILEKSSKKTSISKKDILEYLKLISYKVDAKAELGLKKFYKEAKRRN, from the coding sequence TTGGTTTTTGGCAAAATAGATTATCTTAATCTTTTACCCTTTCATCTATTTATGAAATCTTTCATAAAAGGAAGTTCTGCAAAAGCAACCATGGCATATAAACGCAATGTCCCAGCAAAGATAAATAAAGCTTTTTTAAATCGTCGCGTTGATGCCGCGTTTATATCAAGTATAATGGCAAAAAAAACTCCCCACATAAACCTAGGCATTATCGCAAAGAAAAGCGTTAAATCTGTTTTAGTCATTCCATCAAAGAGTGATAAAAAAGATATAGAATCTGCAAGTTCAAATGTTTTAGCAAATATTTTAAATGTAAGTGGTGAGGTTTTAATAGGTGACAAGGCACTAAGGTATGCTTTACAAAATAGTGATTATATTGATCTAGCAAACTTGTGGTATAAAAAGTATAAGCTACCATTTGTTTTTGCTCTGCTTTGCTATCACAAAGATAAAAAAACTTACAAAACAATTGAGAGACTCTTTTTAAAAAAACAGATAAAGATACCCCAATATATTTTAGAAAAGTCTTCTAAAAAAACTTCTATCTCTAAAAAAGATATTCTAGAGTATTTGAAGTTAATCTCATATAAAGTTGATGCCAAGGCAGAACTTGGACTTAAGAAGTTCTATAAAGAGGCTAAAAGAAGAAACTAG
- a CDS encoding MoaD/ThiS family protein — MIRVEFLGPIQKDSLELDITNLNELAEILQQDQEMNEWLKNCAVAVNDTLVSSLEAPLNDGDKISLLPPVCGG, encoded by the coding sequence ATGATTAGAGTTGAATTTTTAGGACCAATACAAAAAGATTCATTGGAGTTAGATATCACAAATCTCAATGAACTAGCAGAGATTTTACAGCAAGATCAAGAGATGAATGAGTGGTTGAAGAACTGTGCTGTAGCAGTTAATGATACACTTGTTTCATCTTTGGAAGCTCCACTAAATGATGGAGATAAAATATCTCTTTTACCTCCAGTATGTGGTGGTTGA
- a CDS encoding molybdopterin synthase catalytic subunit — MLNLYDGSLDVPKILKDWYEEEATSNYGAYIPFVGTVRSEDGIDGLSFDIYEPILNSWFEAWQKKAKDKGAVIKMAHSRGDVMLHESSYIAAVFSPKRRVALEFIDEFVEDFKASAPIWKYDLLDGKRVYALDRSTAIKGSGLLA, encoded by the coding sequence GTGCTTAATCTTTATGATGGGTCATTAGATGTTCCTAAAATTTTAAAAGATTGGTACGAAGAGGAAGCTACGAGTAATTATGGTGCTTACATTCCATTTGTAGGTACGGTTAGAAGTGAAGATGGTATAGATGGTCTCAGCTTTGATATATATGAGCCAATACTTAACTCTTGGTTTGAGGCTTGGCAAAAAAAAGCAAAAGATAAGGGTGCCGTGATAAAAATGGCACACTCTCGCGGTGACGTTATGCTTCATGAATCTTCATATATAGCAGCAGTATTTTCTCCTAAACGCCGAGTGGCTTTAGAGTTTATAGACGAATTTGTAGAGGATTTTAAGGCGAGTGCCCCTATATGGAAGTATGACCTATTAGATGGGAAGAGAGTCTATGCTCTTGATAGATCAACTGCTATCAAAGGTAGCGGTTTACTCGCTTAA
- a CDS encoding molybdopterin molybdotransferase MoeA, with the protein MDLLSYETSRNMLDLLQVNSSRFERVPLSDALGRVLAVDIIAEYNDPQFPTASMDGYALKHTDMDSGVLTVLGDNPAGHDETRVVNNGECIKTFTGSMMPEGTDTLIQIENVTYEDGKITIDETVPMGWSVRPIGEGYRSGDVLIKKGTKISFAEIGVMAGLNQVMVKVAIRPRVAVIATGSEILDLGEHSDNPAQIRSSNNYTLAALFEQAGAEVIQLGTAPDDKNAIMKTFETALASADILVSTGGVSVGDYDFVKDIVPRLGAEVVYKGVGIKPGRHVMVAQRESKFILALPGFAYSSTVTGILYALPLISKMLGKESPYKLVAAKLQEDFTKRSRFTEFTACNVVVEDGEYFVNFEGKKVGSSAILTNMLNNSGLMIAGEEDKFLETGTYINVILLENF; encoded by the coding sequence TTGGATTTACTATCTTACGAAACTAGTAGAAATATGTTGGATTTGCTTCAGGTAAATTCGAGTCGATTTGAGAGAGTTCCACTCAGTGACGCTCTTGGTAGGGTGTTGGCCGTAGATATTATTGCGGAGTATAACGACCCCCAATTCCCGACCGCTTCAATGGATGGTTACGCACTTAAACATACGGATATGGATAGCGGCGTACTAACTGTTCTGGGAGACAATCCAGCTGGTCATGATGAAACAAGAGTTGTAAATAATGGTGAGTGTATAAAAACTTTTACAGGTTCTATGATGCCTGAAGGTACCGATACTCTTATTCAGATAGAAAACGTTACTTATGAAGATGGAAAAATCACTATAGATGAAACCGTGCCAATGGGATGGTCGGTTAGACCTATTGGAGAAGGGTACCGCTCAGGTGATGTGCTTATCAAGAAGGGAACAAAAATAAGCTTTGCAGAGATTGGCGTTATGGCAGGGCTTAATCAGGTAATGGTAAAAGTGGCCATCCGTCCTCGGGTTGCTGTTATTGCTACAGGTAGTGAAATTTTAGACCTTGGTGAGCATAGTGATAATCCAGCTCAAATACGAAGTTCAAACAACTATACGTTAGCAGCGCTTTTTGAGCAAGCTGGTGCGGAAGTTATTCAACTTGGGACAGCACCAGATGATAAAAATGCAATCATGAAAACTTTTGAGACTGCACTAGCATCGGCAGATATTTTAGTGAGTACCGGCGGAGTAAGCGTAGGTGATTATGATTTTGTAAAAGATATAGTTCCGCGTTTAGGAGCAGAAGTCGTTTATAAGGGTGTTGGCATTAAGCCAGGTCGTCATGTAATGGTTGCACAACGCGAGAGTAAGTTTATACTAGCCTTGCCAGGGTTTGCATACTCCTCAACAGTGACCGGAATACTCTATGCTCTCCCTTTGATATCTAAAATGTTAGGAAAAGAATCACCATATAAACTAGTAGCTGCAAAGCTTCAAGAAGACTTTACTAAACGCAGTCGCTTTACAGAGTTTACAGCTTGTAACGTAGTGGTAGAAGATGGAGAGTATTTTGTAAATTTTGAAGGAAAGAAAGTAGGAAGTTCAGCAATTTTAACAAATATGCTTAACAACAGCGGGTTGATGATAGCTGGAGAAGAGGATAAGTTTCTAGAAACAGGTACTTATATCAATGTGATACTTTTGGAGAATTTTTAA
- a CDS encoding response regulator yields the protein MKKVLIADDSKTFVKLLSSLLDEYLNEEFEIVSAKDGVDALFELRDGEIDILFLDIIMPIVDGHGVAKYIADRGLDLDVVIVTSTMDKENIKGLGKLGIKYFLAKPVKYEKIEAVLNKILFKNRPIPQDKLLKRKERNSTLQDGDVCIISE from the coding sequence GTGAAAAAAGTTTTAATAGCAGATGATAGTAAAACATTTGTAAAGTTACTTTCATCTCTTTTAGATGAGTACCTTAATGAAGAGTTCGAGATCGTATCTGCAAAAGATGGTGTAGATGCTCTTTTTGAATTAAGAGATGGGGAGATTGATATTCTCTTTTTGGATATTATAATGCCAATAGTGGATGGGCATGGTGTTGCTAAATATATTGCAGATAGAGGGCTGGACCTTGATGTTGTAATTGTTACTTCAACTATGGATAAGGAAAATATTAAAGGGCTGGGTAAACTAGGTATTAAATATTTTTTGGCCAAACCAGTTAAGTATGAGAAGATAGAAGCTGTTTTAAATAAAATACTATTTAAAAACAGACCAATTCCTCAGGATAAATTACTTAAAAGAAAAGAACGCAATTCAACTCTGCAAGATGGTGATGTTTGCATTATTTCAGAATAG
- a CDS encoding ribonuclease HII, whose product MQKKLLCGIDEAGRGPIAGDLVVAGCIFYRNITIDGLNDSKKISEKKRYKLFKEISLSTISHIVVISPQDIDTKGISECMREALLEIKSMLYSDIYLFDGNTDFGVKGLETMVKADGKIPEVSAASILAKVTHDRNIIRDAKIYPEYGFENNKGYGTKAHIEMIKEFGYCPIHRRSFKLKALL is encoded by the coding sequence ATGCAAAAAAAACTATTGTGTGGAATTGATGAAGCAGGTAGAGGGCCTATCGCTGGTGACTTAGTTGTTGCAGGATGTATTTTTTATAGAAACATAACTATAGATGGACTTAACGACTCTAAAAAGATAAGTGAAAAAAAAAGATACAAACTCTTTAAAGAGATATCCCTAAGCACAATCAGTCATATTGTTGTAATCTCTCCACAAGACATTGACACTAAAGGGATATCTGAGTGTATGAGAGAAGCACTCCTTGAAATAAAGTCCATGCTTTATTCTGATATATACCTCTTTGATGGTAATACGGATTTTGGAGTAAAAGGCTTAGAGACAATGGTTAAAGCTGACGGAAAAATTCCTGAAGTTAGTGCTGCTTCCATACTAGCTAAAGTTACACATGATCGAAATATTATAAGAGATGCAAAAATTTATCCGGAATATGGATTTGAGAACAATAAAGGCTATGGAACAAAAGCACATATTGAGATGATAAAAGAATTTGGTTATTGTCCTATCCACAGAAGAAGCTTTAAACTAAAGGCACTTCTATAA
- a CDS encoding AAA family ATPase: MIKLDIKNNWKNMDILLEEFYKTDLYVDKFHDRKVFIGDSSYQINGVSQCGKTKLVKNYLLGLKKNSYLYIDCNDIRIDIELLNTTLNKFCNKNKIDVLVLDNYKESINFANVSQLIITSQIRHDIKSLQQLQLFPLDYEEFLAYEHKYDSSALNHFFQLGGFPSMHKIHSDERNLYFQHILQFTLSDIEFDILSICAKFMSQKLSAFTIYEKLKLIRKISKDKLYKSFEDLVSKNYIHTLSKFNHDRATKKIYLCDTSIKTALSIEKNFGRLFENMIFLELLKSNVKSYYDDDIDFYLPSSDEIILSKPFVDERQLFKKLESIEAFIFTHSIKKVTVISMNKESSISHPLSKVEIVPFDIWALGD, translated from the coding sequence ATGATAAAATTAGATATAAAAAATAATTGGAAAAATATGGATATTTTATTAGAAGAGTTTTATAAAACTGATCTTTATGTAGATAAATTTCATGATAGAAAGGTTTTTATTGGAGATAGTTCTTATCAAATCAATGGAGTTTCTCAGTGTGGAAAAACAAAATTAGTAAAAAACTACCTACTAGGACTTAAAAAAAATAGTTACTTATATATAGACTGCAATGATATTCGTATAGATATAGAACTTTTAAACACCACTCTCAATAAATTTTGTAATAAAAATAAAATAGATGTTTTAGTACTTGACAACTACAAAGAGAGTATAAACTTTGCGAATGTTTCTCAACTTATTATTACTTCACAAATTAGGCATGATATTAAATCACTGCAGCAACTGCAACTCTTTCCTCTTGATTATGAAGAGTTTCTTGCATATGAGCATAAATATGACTCAAGTGCATTAAACCACTTTTTCCAACTTGGTGGATTTCCTTCTATGCATAAGATACACTCAGATGAGAGGAACCTCTACTTTCAACATATATTGCAATTTACACTAAGCGATATCGAGTTTGACATACTTTCCATATGTGCAAAATTTATGTCACAGAAACTCTCTGCATTTACAATTTATGAAAAACTTAAACTTATAAGAAAAATATCCAAAGATAAACTTTATAAATCTTTTGAGGATCTTGTATCTAAAAACTATATACATACATTGAGTAAATTTAATCATGATAGAGCAACTAAAAAAATTTATCTCTGTGACACTTCAATTAAAACGGCACTTAGTATAGAGAAGAACTTTGGAAGACTTTTTGAGAATATGATATTTTTAGAACTATTAAAGTCAAATGTAAAATCTTACTACGATGATGATATTGATTTTTATCTACCATCCTCAGATGAAATAATTTTGTCAAAACCTTTTGTGGATGAAAGACAACTATTCAAAAAGTTAGAAAGCATTGAGGCCTTTATATTTACCCACTCTATTAAAAAAGTTACAGTTATCTCTATGAATAAAGAGAGTAGTATTTCACATCCCCTCTCTAAGGTAGAAATAGTACCTTTTGATATTTGGGCTCTAGGAGATTAA
- the rpsJ gene encoding 30S ribosomal protein S10, which produces MEKIRLKLKAYDHRVLDRSVASIVEAVKRTGAAIRGPIPLPTKIRKYTVLKSVHVNKKAREQFEIRMHARMIDIVSATPETVDSLMKLDLAPEVDVEVRSMDK; this is translated from the coding sequence ATGGAAAAAATTCGTTTAAAATTGAAAGCTTACGATCATCGTGTATTAGATAGATCAGTAGCGTCAATCGTTGAGGCTGTAAAGCGTACAGGTGCTGCAATTCGTGGTCCAATCCCTTTACCAACAAAGATTCGTAAATATACAGTATTGAAATCAGTTCACGTTAACAAAAAAGCTCGTGAGCAGTTTGAAATCCGTATGCACGCTAGAATGATCGACATAGTATCTGCAACGCCAGAAACAGTTGATTCATTAATGAAGCTTGATCTTGCACCGGAAGTGGACGTTGAAGTTCGCTCTATGGATAAGTAG
- the rplC gene encoding 50S ribosomal protein L3 — protein MEYIVEKIGMSRTITVPAKPVTLLRVLDAKVCEVNEGTAVVSYNSGKKINKAIEGQQKKYSLSAEFNRFVTLEVANTEAGDLDLTPLAEASVVKSTFRTKGRGFSGAMKRWNFSGGPASHGHRFGRRTGSIGNAEWPGRVMKGKKMPGHYGNAQNSVKNEIVSYDAENKIIAVLGSVSGANGALGRVKVAK, from the coding sequence GTGGAATATATTGTTGAAAAAATCGGTATGAGTCGTACTATCACAGTTCCTGCTAAGCCAGTTACTCTTTTAAGAGTTCTTGACGCTAAGGTATGTGAAGTTAACGAAGGGACTGCAGTTGTATCTTACAACAGCGGTAAAAAAATTAATAAAGCAATTGAAGGTCAACAGAAAAAGTATTCTCTTTCTGCTGAGTTTAACCGTTTTGTTACTTTAGAAGTTGCAAACACTGAAGCTGGTGACTTAGACTTAACTCCATTAGCAGAAGCTAGTGTAGTGAAATCTACATTCAGAACTAAAGGTCGCGGTTTCTCTGGTGCTATGAAGCGTTGGAACTTTTCTGGTGGTCCTGCATCTCACGGTCATAGATTTGGTCGTAGAACAGGTTCAATTGGTAATGCTGAGTGGCCAGGTCGTGTTATGAAAGGTAAGAAAATGCCAGGACACTATGGTAACGCACAAAACAGCGTAAAAAATGAGATCGTTTCTTACGATGCTGAAAATAAAATCATTGCGGTTTTAGGTTCTGTATCTGGTGCTAACGGTGCTCTAGGTCGTGTAAAGGTAGCTAAATAA
- the rplD gene encoding 50S ribosomal protein L4, whose amino-acid sequence MSAIILNEKMEKASELALPESFSGINPHNLWLYVKSAQAAQRANSATAKGRSEVRGGGKKPWAQKGGGRARAGSRRSPIFVGGGKAFGPQNNRNYDLKVNKKQKKLALNFALNEHAQNGTLFVVDNIEVTSGKTKDANAMFKALNQRDVLIVKSLLDEPTFLAFENLSQTYVIESNELNAYLASNYRSIVIEKAVFEALTSEAK is encoded by the coding sequence ATGAGCGCAATTATCTTAAATGAAAAAATGGAAAAAGCTTCTGAGTTAGCTTTACCAGAATCTTTTTCTGGTATTAACCCTCACAACCTTTGGTTATATGTTAAGTCAGCTCAAGCTGCGCAACGTGCTAACTCAGCTACTGCTAAAGGTAGAAGTGAAGTACGTGGTGGTGGTAAGAAGCCATGGGCTCAAAAAGGTGGCGGACGTGCTCGTGCTGGTTCTCGTCGTTCTCCAATATTCGTAGGTGGTGGTAAAGCTTTTGGTCCTCAAAACAACCGTAACTACGATTTAAAAGTAAACAAAAAGCAAAAGAAATTAGCTTTAAACTTTGCTTTAAATGAACATGCACAAAATGGTACGCTTTTTGTAGTTGACAACATTGAAGTAACTTCTGGTAAAACAAAAGATGCAAATGCAATGTTTAAAGCTCTTAATCAAAGAGATGTTCTAATTGTAAAATCATTATTAGATGAGCCAACGTTTTTAGCTTTTGAGAATTTATCTCAAACTTACGTTATTGAATCTAATGAGTTAAACGCATACTTAGCTTCAAACTATCGTTCAATCGTGATAGAAAAAGCAGTATTCGAAGCATTAACAAGTGAGGCTAAGTAA
- a CDS encoding 50S ribosomal protein L23 — MADITDIKSIIYTEKTLALQEDGVIVVQTSPRMTKSGLKEVFREYFGIIPNKINSLNQNGKTKRFRGVQGKQNDFKKFYVTLPEGAQIESLAV; from the coding sequence ATGGCTGATATTACAGATATTAAATCTATTATATATACAGAGAAGACTCTTGCTCTACAAGAAGATGGTGTTATCGTTGTACAAACATCTCCTCGTATGACTAAAAGTGGTCTTAAGGAAGTTTTTAGAGAATATTTTGGGATTATTCCAAATAAAATAAACTCTTTAAATCAAAACGGAAAAACTAAACGTTTCCGTGGTGTACAAGGTAAGCAAAATGACTTTAAAAAGTTTTATGTTACTTTACCTGAGGGTGCACAAATAGAAAGTTTGGCGGTATAA